CGTGGTCCGATCGTGTCCGCCTGTGTCTTGGACTTCGTATGAGCCGTAGGTGGAGTTACCACCGGCCGGCGCAGTGATGACGTAAGCGGCGTTATTGACCGGATCTTTCGGCGTCACTGCGAGATACAGCGAAGGCAGCGTGGTCGTGTACGTGCCGTTGTTGTCAACAGCATACTCTTCCATCGCCGTTGCGATCTGCTTCTCGTTGC
Above is a genomic segment from Candidatus Eremiobacteraceae bacterium containing:
- a CDS encoding prepilin-type N-terminal cleavage/methylation domain-containing protein is translated as FTLIELMIVIAIIAILAAILIPNFIHARAESQTAACEGNEKQIATAMEEYAVDNNGTYTTTLPSLYLAVTPKDPVNNAAYVITAPAGGNSTYGSYEVQDTGGHDRTTMGNLNKAGVKCTTCTTVQYYQNQGLNGN